One stretch of Rissa tridactyla isolate bRisTri1 chromosome 21, bRisTri1.patW.cur.20221130, whole genome shotgun sequence DNA includes these proteins:
- the LRIG2 gene encoding leucine-rich repeats and immunoglobulin-like domains protein 2 isoform X1, with the protein MNYNELSEIPYFGEMTSNITLLSLVHNTIPEINAEQLQVYLSLENLDLSSNLISEIKASSFPRMQLKYLNLSNNRITTLEAGCLDNLSSSLVVVKLNRNRISVIPPKIFKLPHVQFLELKRNRIKIVESLTFQGLESLKSLKMQRNGISRLMDGAFFGLGNIEELELEHNNLTEVNKGWLYGLRTLQQLYVSQNAINRISPDAWEFCQRLSELDLSYNQLTRLKESAFVGLGLLEKLNLGDNRISHIADGVFRGLTNLRTLDLRNNEISWAIEDANEAFVGLSRLDKLILQGNQIKSITKKAFSGLEGLEHLDLSNNAVMSIQENAFAQAHLKELILNTSSLLCDCQLKWLPQWLTDSHLQQAVNVSCAHPEWLAGQSLLSVDPDDFVCDNFPKPQIRVHPETTIALRGMNVTLTCSAVSSSDSPMSTAWRKDSEVLYDAEVENFARYQQQSGEVVEYTTVLHLFNVNFTDEGKYQCIVTNHFGSNYSNKAKLTVNELPSFLKTPMDLTIRTGAMARLECAAEGHPTPQISWQKDGGTDFPAARERRMHVMPEDDVFFIANVKIEDMGIYSCMAQNTAGGLSANATLTVLETPSFVRPLEDRTVTRGETAVLQCIAGGSPAPRLNWTKDDGPLTVTERHFFAAANQLLIIVDAGLEDAGKYTCVMSNTLGTERGHIYLHVLASPNCDSSQGGIVHEEDGWTTVGIVIIVVVCCVVGTSLVWVIVIYHMRRKSEDYSITNTEEMNLPADIPSYLSSQGTLSEPQEGYSNSEAGSHQQLMPPAGSYVRKGTDGGAAPLVICSDCYDNANIYSRTREYCPYAYITEEDSLDQTLPNLMVQMPKETYAARTQHETNTLDNLLADRDMSVFLTNHDKMNEKKISSQQINEPFQLPLWGVNKDLALSHSHFLHQQSACETPRPPQSEGIIDSDREQAASPRPCHRLREHNFDFNRTRNIHDYSETT; encoded by the exons atgaattACAATGAGCTAAGTGAAATTCCGTATTTTGGAGAAATGACTTCTAATATAACTCTTCTCTCATT GGTACACAATACCATTCCAGAAATAAATGCTGAGCAACTCCAAGTTTACCTTTCATTGGAAAATCTAGATCTTAGTTCTAATCTTATATCAGAAATTAAAGCTTCATCTTTTCCACGGATGCAACTGAAGTATCT gAATCTGAGTAACAACAGAATAACTACTCTAGAAGCAGGCTGTCTTGATAACTTGTCTAGCTCACTGGTGGTGGTAAAGCTGAACAGAAATAGGATTAGTGTGATTCCACCAAAGATCTTCAAATTGCCTCACGTGCAGTTTCT GGAACTGAAAAGGAACCGGATTAAAATAGTGGAGAGCCTTACATTCCAAGGACTGGAATCCTTAAAATCCTTAAAAATGCAGCGCAATGGGATTAGCAGACTGATGGATGGAGCATTCTTTGGCCTGGGTAATATAGAAGAATT AGAACTGGAACATAATAACTTAACAGAAGTAAACAAGGGCTGGCTGTATGGTCTGCGGACATTGCAACAACTCTACGTTAGCCAGAATGCCATTAACAGGATCAGTCCAGATGCCTGGGAGTTCTGCCAAAGGCTTTCTGAGCT AGACTTGTCATACAACCAGCTAACTCGCCTCAAGGAGTCTGCCTTCGTGGGACTTGGTTTATTGGAGAAACTAAACCTGGGTGACAATCGCATTAGTCACATCGCCGATGGTGTGTTTAGAGGTCTGACAAATCTTCGAACCTT GGACTTGCGGAACAATGAGATCTCTTGGGCCATAGAAGATGCAAATGAAGCGTTTGTGGGACTCAGCAGGCTGGACAAACT AATCTTGCAAGGAAACCAGATTAAGTCAATTACCAAAAAAGCATTCTCTGGTCTTGAAGGACTTGAACATTT AGATTTAAGCAACAATGCAGTAATGTCCATCCAAGAAAACGCGTTTGCCCAGGCTCACCTGAAGGAGCT AATTTTGAACACTAGCAGCTTGCTTTGTGATTGCCAGTTGAAGTGGCTGCCGCAGTGGCTCACTGACAGCCATTTACAGCAGGCAGTAAACGTTAGCTGTGCCCATCCTGAATGGTTAGCAGGACAAAGCCTTCTCAGCGTGGACCCCGATGACTTTGTCTGCG ataatttcCCTAAACCACAGATAAGAGTGCATCCTGAGACCACAATCGCTCTGCGCGGCATGAATGTGACTCTGACTTGCAGCgctgtgagcagcagtgattCACCCATGTCCACTGCCTGGCGTAAGGACAGTGAAGTACTGTATGATGCAGAGGTTGAGAATTTTGCCAGATACCAGCAGCAAAGTGGTGAGGTGGTCGAGTATACCACTGTCCTGCACCTTTTCAATGTGAATTTCACTGATGAAGGAAAGTATCAGTGCATTGTCACCAATCACTTTGGCTCCAATTACTCCAACAAAGCCAAGCTGACTGTCAATG AGCTCCCTTCTTTCCTGAAAACCCCCATGGATCTTACCATCCGCACTGGGGCGATGGCCCGGCTGGAGTGTGCTGCAGAGGGACACCCTACTCCACAGATCTCCTGGCAGAAAGATGGTGGCACAGACTTCCCTGCTGCGAGAGAGAGGAGGATGCATGTCATGCCTGAGGATGATGTGTTCTTTATTGCCAATGTGAAAATAGAAGACATGGGGATCTATAGCTGTATGGCACAAAACACTGCAGGTGGATTGTCGGCAAACGCCACGCTGACCGTTTTAG AAACTCCTTCCTTCGTTAGGCCCTTGGAAGACAGAACAGTAACCCGAGGTGAAACCGCTGTCCTGCAGTGCATAGCTGGTGGCAGTCCTGCCCCTCGCCTCAATTGGACTAAAGACGACGGCCCTCTGACAGTCACGGAACGGCATTTTTTTGCTGCGGCCAATCAGCTCCTTATCATTGTGGATGCTGGACTAGAGGATGCCGGGAAGTACACGTGCGTTATGTCCAACACACTGGGCACCGAGCGTGGCCATATTTACCTCCATGTCCTGGCTTCCCCAAACTGTGATTCCTCCCAGGGTGGCATTGTCCATGAGGAGGATGGCTGGACCACAGTGGGCATTGTGATTATCGTTGTGGTGTGCTGTGTTGTGGGAACGTCCCTGGTATGGGTTATCGTGATCTACCACATGAGAAGGAAGAGCGAAGATTACAGCATCACTAACACAG AGGAGATGAACCTCCCCGCAGACATTCCCAGCTATCTGTCCTCCCAAGGAACTCTGTCAGAGCCTCAGGAAGGCTACAGTAACTCAGAGGCAGGGAGCCATCAGCAGCTTATGCCTCCAGCCGGTAGCTACGTGCGTAAAGGCACAGATG GTGGTGCAGCGCCATTGGTGATCTGCTCAGACTGTTACGACAATGCAAACATCTACTCCAGGACGCGAGAGTACTGTCCCTATGCCTACATCACAGAAGAGGACTCCCTGGATCAAACTCTCCCTAATCTCATGGTGCAGATGCCTAAGGAAACCTATGCAGCACGCACCCAGCATGAAACCAATACTCTTGATAATCTCTTAGCAGACAGAGACATGTCTGTCTTCCTTACCAACCAtgacaaaatgaatgaaaagaaaatttcctcCCAGCAGATTAATG